ACAATGATCGCACACGGGTGTCGGCAAGGGGGTTGCGGCTAACGAAGGTTGGAGATTCCTCGCTGGCGCTCGGAATGACAATGATCGCACACGGGTGTCGGCAAGGGGGTTGCGGCTAACGGGGGTTGGAGATTCCTCGCTAGCGCTCGGAATGACAATGGCTGCGCTCGCGCTCCGCCATTGCGAGGTCAGGGGTGAGAGCTCGGCTGCTAGGCGTGACTGCACTGGCGCATTGTCATTCCACGCGTCGGCGGTGAGAGCATCGTTTGCAGCGGTGACAAGGCTCGCCCACTGTCATTCCGAGCGTCAGCGAGGAATCTGCGGCGGGCAATCATGCCCGGGGCGGATCGCGGCGCGGGCGCTCTCCTCGGCTGTTCCCAGGTCTCTCTCTCCGGTACAATCGCCTCCACTCTCATGCGGAGGCAAGGCGGACATGGCGGAGGCCCCCCAGCAGTACGACCTGGTGATACGCGGCGGACGGGTGATGGACCCCGCCCAGGGGCTGGATGCCGTCCGGGACGTGGCGATTCGAGAGGGGAAGGTCGCGGCGGTGGCGCCGGGATTGGACGTGAGCCGCGCGGTCCGGGTGGTGGACGCGTCGGGCAAGCTGGTGACGCCAGGGCTGATAGACCTGCACGCGCACGTCTACTGGCGGGCCACCAAGCTCAGTGTAGAGCCGGACGAGGTCTGTGGGCGCACCGGCGTCACCACGGTGGTGGACGCGGGCACAGCGGGCGCGGCGACCTTCGACGGGTTGCGACATTTCGTCGTCGATGGGTCGAAGACGCGGGTGCTGCCCTTCCTGCACGTGAGCAGCATCGGCCTGGCCACCGACCAGGAGTGTCGCTACCTGGAGCTGGTGGACGTAGAGAAGGCGGTGGAGTGCGTGCGGGAGAACGCCGACCTCATCGCCGGCATCAAGGTACGGGCCAACAAGATGGGCGTGGGCGACCAGTCCGTCTTCCCGGTGTACCTGGCTCATGACGTGGCCGACGTGACTGGGCTGCCGCTGATGGTGGACATGTACTACCCGCCGCCGTCGGTGGAAGAGGTGTTCCCCTTGCTCCGGCCGGGAGACATCTCCACTCACATGTACAAGGGCTACCATGGTGGGCTGCTGCAGGACTGGAACACCCGCGTGCGGCCGGCCGCGCTGGAGGCGCGGGAGCGCGGGGTGTGGTTTGACCTGGGGCACGGGGCCGGCAGCTTCTCCTGGGAGGTGGCCCGGCCGGCGTTCGAGCTGGGCTTCCGCCCCGATACCATCTCCACGGACCTGCATCAGGGAAGCGTCCGCCTGGCGGACGTCAACATGCCCGACTGCATGGCCAAGATGATGGCCCTGGGGGCGAGCCTGGAAGACGTTGTGCGCTGGTCCACGGCTAATCCGGCCAAGGTGCTGAGGAGGCCCGATCTGGGTACCCTGAAGGCAGGCGGCCCGGCGGATGTGACCGTGCTGGAGATGTCGGAAGGCGACTTCACTTACTTCGACGTGGCGGGCAAGCCATTCCCGGGCAAGCACCGTCTCCGAGCGGTGCTGACAGTGTGTCGGGGCGCGGTGACGTACGAGGCGGGCAGTTCGGAGTAGCGGCAACCCCCAGGTG
The Anaerolineae bacterium DNA segment above includes these coding regions:
- a CDS encoding amidohydrolase/deacetylase family metallohydrolase; translation: MAEAPQQYDLVIRGGRVMDPAQGLDAVRDVAIREGKVAAVAPGLDVSRAVRVVDASGKLVTPGLIDLHAHVYWRATKLSVEPDEVCGRTGVTTVVDAGTAGAATFDGLRHFVVDGSKTRVLPFLHVSSIGLATDQECRYLELVDVEKAVECVRENADLIAGIKVRANKMGVGDQSVFPVYLAHDVADVTGLPLMVDMYYPPPSVEEVFPLLRPGDISTHMYKGYHGGLLQDWNTRVRPAALEARERGVWFDLGHGAGSFSWEVARPAFELGFRPDTISTDLHQGSVRLADVNMPDCMAKMMALGASLEDVVRWSTANPAKVLRRPDLGTLKAGGPADVTVLEMSEGDFTYFDVAGKPFPGKHRLRAVLTVCRGAVTYEAGSSE